In one window of Gossypium hirsutum isolate 1008001.06 chromosome A01, Gossypium_hirsutum_v2.1, whole genome shotgun sequence DNA:
- the LOC107928942 gene encoding E3 ubiquitin-protein ligase RMA1H1 codes for MANERYIEEAEVRNCLLESKNSMEKWVNSPETVTGSDDNPSAGFDCNICLDTVQDPVVTLCGHLYCWPCIYKWLHCQSISTESHDQKQPQCPVCKAEVSASTIVPLYGRGRTSIASRGKAPQLGIVIPKRPVGPDFGTPRSPNSATSPQFTHQIHHHHHGYSYQPQVYDYPSSPMLSPGGTTMNVPDPVTRIFGEMVYARVFGESITNLYAYPNSYNLTGSTPRIRRHLKQADKALNRISFFLFCCLIICLLLF; via the coding sequence ATGGCCAATGAGCGCTACATCGAAGAGGCCGAAGTTCGAAACTGTTTATTAGAAAGCAAAAATTCCATGGAGAAGTGGGTGAATTCGCCGGAAACAGTCACGGGTTCGGACGATAATCCCTCAGCCGGTTTTGACTGCAACATTTGCCTCGATACTGTGCAAGATCCGGTGGTGACGCTATGCGGTCACCTATATTGTTGGCCTTGTATTTACAAATGGCTTCATTGTCAATCCATCTCCACCGAAAGCCATGACCAAAAACAGCCGCAATGCCCCGTATGTAAGGCCGAAGTTTCGGCTTCGACAATCGTACCACTTTATGGTCGGGGCCGGACGAGTATAGCATCAAGAGGCAAGGCTCCCCAACTTGGAATAGTCATTCCAAAGAGACCTGTTGGTCCTGATTTTGGCACACCAAGATCACCTAATAGTGCCACTAGTCCACAATTTACACATCAAATACATCACCATCACCATGGCTATTCATATCAACCACAAGTGTACGATTATCCGTCTTCGCCGATGCTTAGTCCCGGCGGCACAACGATGAATGTGCCCGATCCAGTGACCCGAATATTCGGTGAAATGGTATACGCAAGGGTATTTGGGGAGTCAATTACGAACTTATATGCGTATCCGAATTCATACAATCTTACTGGGAGTACCCCTAGGATCAGAAGGCACCTAAAGCAAGCGGATAAGGCACTAAATAGAATAAGCTTTTTCCTCTTCTGTTGCTTAATCATATGTCTTCTTTTATTTTGA
- the LOC107942190 gene encoding uncharacterized protein codes for MDQQQHEEQPSTSPTSSSSSYTLFLKIMSKRRTWVFLFVLVYAILLDSSWNFLKSILSWYHQNQARYQSPGWPALYASVLLGGVFGLISMAAAVAVAVPATMVTWITVVVLLAFFGKPKRTLVAEGKKITKEIAGSVFKTLLTEGNVVAVVCAVLGYYVLVRNDNGE; via the coding sequence ATGGATCAACAACAACACGAAGAACAACCATCCACATCTCcgacatcatcatcatcatcgtacACCTTGTTCTTGAAAATAATGAGCAAAAGAAGAACATGGGTATTCCTCTTCGTATTAGTTTACGCTATCCTTTTAGATTCTTCATGGAATTTCCTCAAATCCATACTTTCTTGGTACCACCAAAACCAAGCCCGGTATCAATCACCCGGTTGGCCTGCCCTGTATGCTTCCGTCCTTCTCGGTGGGGTTTTTGGGTTGATTTCTATGGCTGCGGCGGTGGCTGTGGCGGTGCCGGCTACTATGGTGACGTGGATAACGGTGGTCGTTTTGCTTGCTTTCTTTGGGAAACCAAAACGGACGTTGGTGGCTGAAGGGAAGAAGATTACTAAAGAGATCGCGGGCTCCGTTTTTAAGACTTTGTTGACGGAAGGGAACGTCGTGGCTGTTGTTTGTGCCGTTTTGGGTTACTATGTACTTGTGAGGAACGACAATGGTGAatga
- the LOC107942191 gene encoding non-structural maintenance of chromosomes element 4 homolog A has protein sequence MTESEKTTLLTVKHEIDSDSEANDPNYQLVTDRRTLRTRYLAVKNLIFDERDDLSSIDSAKFKSIVNDLESLHQFVLKPREQIADAEALLDITNTLLTSVKATNGDGITISDFVDSLVRDFAKQSSRPDGRTLIDWKKIGIEYSDASRSSRGCRTMIGPMDTQMKQRKARRKRARLVENEQPAEVDDTDIKKKTNTDINMAAMFDILRKHRIVRLEQLVLNRNSFAQTVENIFALSFLVKDGRADIKLDEKGIHLVSPKNAPTATAIASKEVVYNHFVFRFDFKDWKLMKDYIEVGHELMPHRD, from the exons ATGACAGAAAGTGAAAAAACTACGCTTCTCACCGTAAAACATGAAATAGATAGTGATTCTGAAGCTAATGATCCCAACTATCAGCTTGTCACTGATCGTAGAACTCTTCGTACTCGTTATCTCGCCGTTAAGAATCTTATTTTCG ATGAAAGAGATGATCTTTCTAGTATCGATTCTGCTAAATTCAAGTCGATTGTTAATGACTTAGAGAGCTTACATCAATTCG TTCTGAAACCTAGAGAACAAATTGCTGACGCTGAGGCCCTTTTGGACATCACAAACACATTGCTTACCTCTGTCAAAGCAACAAACGGCGATGGGATTACGATATCGGATTTTGTCGACTCTCTTGTTAGAGACTTTGCGAAACAAAGCAGTAGACCGGACGGCAGAACCTTGATAGATTGGAAGAAGATTGGGATCGAATACTCAGATGCTTCGAGGAGCAGTCGTGGATGTCGTACCAT GATTGGGCCTATGGATACACAAATGAAGCAAAGGAAAGCCAGACGAAAACGCGCCAGACTGGTAGAAAACGAGCAGCCTGCAGAG GTTGATGATACGGATATAAAGAAGAAGACAAATACAGATATCAATATGGCAGCCATGTTTGACATTCTAAGGAAACACAGAATCGTGAGGCTCGAACAGTTGGTACTAAACAGGAACTCTTTTGCACAAACAGTGGAAAACATATTTGCATTATCATTTCTAGTCAAAGATGGTCGTGCTGATATTAAACTGGACGAAAAAGGCATTCATTTAGTCT CACCAAAGAATGCTCCTACTGCTACAGCAATAGCGTCAAAAGAAGTTGTTTACAATCACTTTGTTTTCAGATTTGACTTTAAGGATTGGAAG CTGATGAAAGATTATATTGAGGTTGGCCATGAACTGATGCCCCATAGGGATTAA